TGGAGATGGAGATCTCTCACATCCTTGAAAAGATCAATAACTTCACTCAGATGGTAAACAACTTCAGCACTCATTGATTTGTAATAGATCTGGAAGGGGGAATTTGTGATTCTCAACCCCTCATTTTTTTCCAAAGAATCCAAACACCTTATTTgaatacattaattatttacatatGATGCATCATTTCTTGAATAATGTGTTTGAACATGAGCGACCTACTATCATTATGTGAAGGTGTCAGAGCTGCTAGAATCAGGGAAGTCAATGCTCAAGGAACTGAGCAATGAATTTGAAGAACGCATGATTTTGTGAGTGAATAGAATGTAATTGTGATCTGTAATTACTGGAAACGTGAGGCCGCACACTTTAACTGCTAACATGTGACAGAATACACAAGGAGCAGATGGAAAAGTGGCAGGAGGAGATCAAGGAACTTCGCGCACTTGACACTGCAAATGAGGAAACGGATGCTCTGCTGCAAAATGCTATATGTCTAATTCAGAACATTCATGGTGGCTCTGAAAGTTTGTAATCATGATAATCGAACAGAAGATCCCATTTGGTTAACATCGATTTGTAGCTTTTGGGATAATAGTAGTGGTATCAATATTACTGATATCTTGTGTCTGGCTCTAGTATATGATGTAGTGTTGTTGGTCAGATAACTCTTGGGATTAAAACTAAAGAATGAATATCATTACTCCACTTTCTTCTTTACAGTGAGTGATATAATCAGCTGCTACCATTAAAGATCTAGTGCTTCCATGGTGCTTTACAAACATATCTTCTGTCATTTTACAGTTTTTTATCATGATCATCACTTTGCTTTTTACAATTAATGTTGTAGGTAGGTTGCAGAGTTGTTGCTAATTGGTTTTACTTTTTGAGAATTCTATGATGCAACATGGATGTTGATGTTTAGAATTTGATCTTGATGATGACACCAGTAGTTTTGGGCCAATGGAATTGCGAGTATGAATAAATCAGCTTGTTTAATAAACATAATcttattatgaaataatagTAAAGGCTATCCAGACAATGATAATGAATCTGTTATGTCGAATATGAAACTAAATAGACGAATCATACAGAAGAGCCTCTAAAGTCTAGAGAGAAGTATAAAAATGTTCTTCCCTGAGTACTATGCTGATTTCACCATTGAGACCAGGgtaaaaatagtagtagatGGTAGATAGGTTTTACTAGGAATGAGTAAACGAAATCATATACGTGTTGGTTTGCTTAGGATTCTGGCAATGATATTTGCTATTTCCTCGCTGCAATCCTCCTGCACATGATGCCCTGCCTGCCAACACGCACACCAACTCACTTAAGACATGATGtaatattaatgtaaaaatcacatactagtatattagtattattaccATGGGGACTTTGATCAGTTGATGATTGGATTCTTTGCAGAAATCTTCCACACCTTCGAAGCTTAACCAACGATCTCTTTCGCCCCAGCAAATGCTTGTTCGGACCTTCCACGTCTCATCCCCAAGGATTCTTCTCATATCTTCTACATACCCCTgcaattcaaacaaaatgcTCTTAATATTCGAACACAGCCATTATCAGGAGTCGCCTTCAAAGAGGAATTTCATCTCAACATTATAATGCCACCTAAGAAACAGGAAATAGCAGGAAATTGCACCTTTAGCTCCTTTTTCATCGACCTGCTAATGGCATTCAGAGCAAATCCAGAAGATCCTGATGTGAGGTATGGTCTTCTATAAACCATTGCAACTTCTTCCTTTATCTGATAGGGACCACAACTTGTCAAGGCTTTATCACTGGCTCGCAGAGGATCCTGATTGAAGTGAGATTTCATGATTAGTGCCATGAAATGAAAgggaaaataatactatatgttTTCAGccattcaaaatatataaatttaaaaacactGCTCAAACTTCACACCTGAGAAAATATTTCTCCTAACAAGAAGTTGCTGAAAATGGCAAGTGTTGATGGCAAGTTGGCGTGATTCACTGTCAGCTTCAgtacaaacataaaaaaattaaggaatATTAAAATCGACAGTTGTTTATTGTATTGAAAGTGCCATTATTATCGGATTGCATGTTGGGATCGAGATCAAAGGTTAAAATCTTAGGTATAAAGTTCCACTTTCTGCAGATTCAGCTTGTTTTGGCATTTGAAAGTATAAACCAGATTTAAAgcatgaaataaaaaacagaagaaaaagagagagtatCTTAGTTGCCACAGAGTTCAAACAGATCTTACTGGGGGATTTAGTAGGATGAGATTATTAAGCTTTTCCTGATGATCTTGAGCGTATTTAACCACAACTGGTGAAAAGTATCCctaaccaaaacaaaaatgacacAAGGTTTCATCAAATTCACAtcacaaaagtaaaaattcagaaaaaatagtagtaatctGAGATTAAATATACCTGGACAACAAGAGTAACCTTATCTTTTGAGAGTTCGTTGATGAGAGAATCTAAGGAATCTACAAATTCTGAAAAGACATAATTCGTCATTTGGAATGGCACAGTAACATTTAGAGCTTATGTAGtgaactttcatttttaaatgttgaaGCTCGTGCCTTTCAATGTGTAGTCAAAGCCATATTTGGGTTGGGGTTTATCTGAGAATCCAAATCCTGCAAGATCAGAAGAACTTGAGTGTGCTAACTAGATCAAATTCAAACAGGTGGTAGTGTAACTTAGAGATATAGGTTTACCTAGCCAATCAAAAGCAATAACATGATTATTCTTAGAGAGAATGGGTAGAACCTTGCGGTACGAATATGCCTACGAGAGAAAgtgaaatataatattatcagATGGAGTAGTTATGATTAGCTAaagtgaaacaaaataaagccCCAACTTGTTGACTATAATAGTAGCTAGATCCAAATATCTTTGAAAAACTGAGAGGTTTAGTGTGTGGGCTCAAGTAAAATGTGTCCCAACACACAAACCAGATAACCATTCAGCTGGTCTTCTTGTTCTTATCTATTTGGATGCAGATTAATAAGCTCCTCAATTCTTTCCAAATGATTTCATAggtcaaattcatttttctacaATGCAACAAGTCAATTTGTACAAAAGAATTTCTTCAAGATTATCTATATGCAAATTTTCAGTTTCGACCAAGCGTCAACCACATATTAGCTTAGACAGGTTTCATGCCATCAAGTAACAAAACATTAATAGACTAACCTGTGATGGAAAACCATGAACTAAAATCACTGTCTGGTTAGCAGGATTTCCACTTTCAACGCAGAACCATCTATTGCACAAAATGAGCACGTTTCAATTGGAAATCCCTGCAAATATTCGATCCTCAATATCTGCATAATAGCATTGGTTGGGGACTTTGTCATGATAATCAATCATGTAAATGCATCCTCACAACCACATGATCACTGTCTAATGAAGGCATAAATAATCACCTGAACAGATCAGTAGAGGATTGCGAAGAACCGGCCATAGCAAGTCCAAAAATCGGATCCTTGGCCTTCTCACCAGTTCCACCAACAGGGTGTGCTTTCACCTTAATATGCAAAAACGGGGGAAACAACTTGTCACTAACCCCTCATATACGTTCAGATGTACAGGCCATTCGTCTCAATCAAATCTCGACTGTGGTTAATAAATCCTAGCTAGAATCAATAAACCCTGATTGTGGTGGATGCACCGTGATGTACACAAGTTTTTGCCTCTTTTCTTTTGCTCTTTGGGATATAAAAGTCATACAAGTTCAAAAACATAGATCtcataatcataataatttgatatgagatcaaagaaaataagatgAAGAAAGTTACAATCTTTCCTTGCTTGAACCATGCATCAGCAGGGCTTGGTTCGTCTGAGTATTTCCCTGTTCAAAAGCAAAAAAcagcaaaataaaacaaatctaaTACTCCTATTGGATATGAGAACATAGTGATTCTGCTTCAGATTCACATCTCTTACCCCCACTGAAGGAAAATCCATCACCGATTGAAACTGGAGCATCCAACAAATAATCCTGACAAATTCCAATTTGCAAAAGGAAAATTCAGACTCCTCCAGCGCATTCGAGAAAATGTCGTCATCACGATTAAATATATAGGTATACCTCATCGGAATCGCTGTTTGATCGGCAAATGAGTGGTAGATTTCTCTTTCTTGGGATGTTATGAGGAGTAGAAATGAGAGGGTGACGTTTGGGAAATGATAGTGAAGCAGAGAAGAAGCAGAGTGCCATTGAATTGGAAGGAAGCTCTGTTTTGGTGACAGTTAAGACCGTTGGTTTCTGTTTCCTTTGTGGAATATCAGTGGAGTTGGGATAGCCATAGGGTGGTTTTGATCAGTCAACTGGAATTGGGGATAGGGTTTATCTggttctcattaaaatcaaatgCACTATGTTTTCTCATATTTACAcacattaaaattagttttagattgtccattttatttgatccTCACATATCCAATTCAtgatttgtttttacttttttttttttattatttcccgcGTAAGTAGAATCTgctttgattattaatttagttatattaaataatgacACGTCATTTTGCTAATTCTGCTGGAAAAGAGTccaaagttatttttttttactagaAAATGGCTTCGCCTTATAAATCTAACATCGGCCTTATATTGGGCAGATATGGTCATGGGTTAACAAATTCAGTAT
The nucleotide sequence above comes from Salvia hispanica cultivar TCC Black 2014 chromosome 5, UniMelb_Shisp_WGS_1.0, whole genome shotgun sequence. Encoded proteins:
- the LOC125186394 gene encoding uncharacterized protein LOC125186394, translated to METEGTGGMAKRMKSSVEEKELGLQDESMVEISAEDNVVTSNSELVEMEISHILEKINNFTQMVSELLESGKSMLKELSNEFEERMILIHKEQMEKWQEEIKELRALDTANEETDALLQNAICLIQNIHGGSESL
- the LOC125186449 gene encoding cis-3-alkyl-4-alkyloxetan-2-one decarboxylase, with product MALCFFSASLSFPKRHPLISTPHNIPRKRNLPLICRSNSDSDEDYLLDAPVSIGDGFSFSGGKYSDEPSPADAWFKQGKIVKAHPVGGTGEKAKDPIFGLAMAGSSQSSTDLFRWFCVESGNPANQTVILVHGFPSQAYSYRKVLPILSKNNHVIAFDWLGFGFSDKPQPKYGFDYTLKEFVDSLDSLINELSKDKVTLVVQGYFSPVVVKYAQDHQEKLNNLILLNPPLTVNHANLPSTLAIFSNFLLGEIFSQDPLRASDKALTSCGPYQIKEEVAMVYRRPYLTSGSSGFALNAISRSMKKELKGYVEDMRRILGDETWKVRTSICWGERDRWLSFEGVEDFCKESNHQLIKVPMAGHHVQEDCSEEIANIIARILSKPTRI